A part of Rhinoderma darwinii isolate aRhiDar2 chromosome 1, aRhiDar2.hap1, whole genome shotgun sequence genomic DNA contains:
- the LOC142650016 gene encoding olfactory receptor 5V1-like: protein MYFTLTGLSSDERVQSLLFVIFLLLYLMSLCGNLTIATTIWMESKLHRPMYFFLGNLSFLDICYSSVTVPKLLTGLIGGSSEISFRGCMAQLYFYVSCCSTECLLLSVMGFDRCVAICNPMHYTTIMNKQKCIQLATSLWLIGFITSIIHTIFTARLPYCKSHRISHFFCDIPPMLKLACSDTFLNKLLILTAGGFLGLSSFFLTLVSYIQIISAIVKIHTKGGRSRAFSTCASHLIVVLIFFGSISFMYMRPTSGYSLKQDQLVSLLYAVVTPALNPVIYSLRNKEVKSALKRTVNKIFHTKIYVSNM from the coding sequence ATGTATTTTACACTTACTGGCTTATCTAGTGATGAAAGAGTCCAGTCCCTTCTTTTTGTTATATTCTTGCTCTTGTACCTCATGTCACTCTGTGGAAATCTCACCATTGCTACAACAATATGGATGGAAAGTAAACTTCATAGACCTATGTATTTCTTTTTGGGTAACCTATCTTTTCTGGACATCTGCTACTCATCAGTGACTGTGCCCAAGTTGCTGACAGGTCTTATAGGAGGGAGTTCAGAGATTTCATTCAGAGGGTGTATGGCTCAACTCTATTTTTATGTCTCCTGTTGTAGCACGGAGTGTTTGCTTCTCTCAGTAATGGGATTTGACAGATGTGTGGCTATTTGTAACCCAATGCACTACACAACAATCATGAACAAACAAAAATGCATCCAACTGGCCACCAGTCTCTGGCTCATTGGCTTTATAACCTCAATTATACATACTATTTTTACAGCGCGGCTGCCCTACTGTAAGTCACATCGGATCTCTCATTTCTTCTGCGACATCCCACCGATGCTCAAACTTGCTTGTTCTGATACTTTCCTAAACAAACTACTCATCCTAACTGCTGGAGGATTTTTAGGGCTCAGCTCTTTTTTTCTCACTCTGGTATCCTATATACAAATAATCTCAGCCATCGTAAAAATTCACACTAAGGGGGGAAGAAGCAGAGCATTTTCGACATGTGCGTCTCATCTGATTGTTGTCCTCATCTTTTTTGGAAGTATAAGCTTTATGTACATGAGGCCAACTTCAGGATATTCACTGAAGCAAGACCAGCTTGTATCTCTTCTCTATGCTGTAGTTACACCTGCCCTGAATCCAGTTATCTATAGTCTAAGGAATAAAGAGGTGAAAAGTGCCTTGAAAAGGACAGTCAATAAAATATTTCATACAAAAATTTATGTATCAAATATGTAG